The Schistocerca gregaria isolate iqSchGreg1 chromosome 2, iqSchGreg1.2, whole genome shotgun sequence genome contains the following window.
TGTAGAAATTTGTAatgtgctctctctctttctctctccagcTCCCCCATTACATACACTCTTCTATTAGACtgactttatttctttttttatttctgatgtGTTACTCATTTTCCAGCTGAAAGCAGGGTGTTTAAGCTCTTTAAGTAACTTAAGTAATAAGATAATTTCTGCAACCATGACAGTTTATGTATTAACATAActtgcaaaaaaaaattgtttgtgggAAACTAACAAAACTGAGTATTTTGCATAGTGTTTTGAATGTATTGTCTATACTTTCATTTACAGCTTCAGCTTTGACTAGTTAtttagaaattttctttattttacttgaagttactttctgtttttcatcttaaGCTACAAACAAATCagtgattttttttctcttttcttttgttcAATCCTACTGCCCTTACATATGATATGGGCCATTGTGGGCTGCTTATTCTCAGGTGTTTGACCTGTCTTGTTTGTTACTTTATTTCCATTGGAACATAGTTGTATCCAACtacatattaattaaaatttcttgcatttttttttaatttttattttattttcaggagcTTTGCTGTTAATGTTAAAGCAGTGCTTAATGTCAGTCAGGTTGTTGCAGAAAGTATGATTCAAAGAGGAAAAGGAGGAACTATTGTAAATTTATCCTCTCAAGCTTCACAGGTTCTGAATCTATTACATTGTTTACCTTTCTTTTAATGTAGATcaagaactaaaacaaaaaaataactgtCTTTTTAATTTACTACTGAATCTTTAACTTTAGGCTGCACTAGCAGATCATGCAATATATTGCGCTTCAAAGGCTGCTGTAGACCAGCTTTCTAAAGTGATGGCTCTTGAGCTTGGACCTCATAATATTAGAGTCAACTGTGTCAATCCAACTGTTGTAATGACTGAAATGGGGAAGATAGGTTGGTCAAAGCCCGAGAAGGCATCAACAATGCTATCCAAAATTCCTATGGGAAGGTTTGCTGGTAAGACTTGTAGTACTTGAATAGCATATTCTATGAtataaaaacagaattttaaaatgaCTTGCAGAGCCACAGACATGCACAGTTTTCCAGAATGTAATAATAAATTACAGCACATGTTGCAACTCATGTACTCTAAAAAATACAGTGCTGCTTAGTGGTGTTGTTTTTGTTTCAGAACCTGAAGATGTAGTTAATGCTGTAATCTTCCTGCTCAGCAGTAAATCTGATATGATAAATGGAATATGTGTACCTATTGATGGAGGATTCCTTGCATGCTAACACTGTTTATATGTATCTTATAAATGACAGCTGTGTCAGAAGAACCAAAACTTCACACTTTATCTAAAGGAAAAATGATATTTTGAATTTCATATACAATATTAATTTAGCTTGTAAATCAGAAATATAAGAGAAAATTTGCAGTTATACATGGAACAGATACATATTTGTTTTTGCAGTTGCTGTCAGTACTGACAAATAAAATTTGGAGTCACTCCTGTAACAAAACAATGTTAATGCCTCAAATTCTTATGACAATTTTATACCTTATAGCTTATGAGTCTAACTTAATACCATGAAAATCACTATAAGTGGTTCTGTTACTGACTCTTTAAGACACTATTGATTATTGGCAGATTAGAACGAGTAAAATTATAATTTAAGACAATGTGAAAGGCAAAGCACAGAATCAAATATTTACTTAGAAAATTAGAAATTAATTTGTATGGGATTCCTGTTACTCTGTCTTTAAATgtgtaaatcataaaattttagtaGGGAATTACAGGAATAATGACATATGATGCATTAGCTTTTTATCTCACCTTCTTCATGACCAAAGTCATTTTTCTATGTTTAAATACAGAGTTTTTGAGAAACAAAATAGGTACATGATAAAGGATCAGAATAAGAATCATTACAAAGTGGAAATATACGGTCCAGTTATATTAATACGACCATTATCTATGTTCAATGTCAACATGctacaaccactcacagatggcaggtgacaTCACTAGCAGTGGACAGTATATAAATCATGGCAGTggacacggaaaacagtgctgTTGTTGTCATAATGTAGAGACAAAGCACTTTTTTTGgtgtccaaaagagcatgatcattggcttttgggccaagggtggaagcatttacaaAACGACTTCATTCATAAACTGTTTAATTGCAGCAGTGGTTAAACTATTCTGTGCCAGGCAATAGATAAAaggggtgaatgacggctgtgGAGATATGTAGAGGTGAATAGATGTGCacctgttgaacaactgaccgcccagatgaatcgaggggctaccaacagtggctCCTTAACTACCATTCAGTGAACATGGCTGCATATGGGTCTCCACACCAGGCTCCTGGTTCATACActcatgctgattgctgttcaccACTGACAAATGCTTGAATTTGCATGCCATGCCACAACTGGATGCCCACTGAGTAGTGACAGGtggcctttgcagatgaatcaTCTTTTAAACTCGATTAGACAGATATCTATTGGCATGTATGACCCTGCAACAATTGTTGAAAATGTCCAAGCCAAAGAAGGGACTGCTATGGTCTGGgaaatatttttgtggcattcattgggtgatctcatcattctaaaaggcacagtggatcagcacaagtatgcatttatccttggaGGCCATGTCCACCCGCGCACACATTTCTTTTTTGTTGGCATGATGGCCTctaacagcaggacaatgcaacatgtcatacaGTTGCAGTGTACGTGTATtgcttgaagagcaccaggataagttaactgcactcccctggccaccaaactccccagatttaaacccaattgagaatctgtgggaccaccttgattgGACTGTTTGCACCAACCAACAAACCTAGTGTAGCTGGCTACAACATTGGAGTCTGCATGCTTCCACATCCCTGTCCAtacctcccagaacctcactgattctcttaCTGCAtgtccacgctgcaaaaggtggttattctggcttttaacaggtggtcacaCTCATGTTAGTAAACTATGtaattcagaaaaaaaacctcaGTTCTCAGTAGGTTCCAAAAAAAAGAGCAAAAATATGGATAGTGACAGGTATCAGAATCTCAAGTGCAAGGAAGAGAGAATTgctcaaatacagaaaaaaattgccACTTTTTTGAACAGGTACATTCAGAAATACATTCAACTCTATAGAGGAGTGATGTGCCAGGAGAAAAAGAAAGGCCATTGATAAGTTCATAACAGAATTGTCAAATAAAAGCCAATCAGTTTGGAAAATAATGAAGAAGGAGGCAAATAAAATGTTGCTAAAATGGAAAATATCACTCTGAACCATGAAAACAAGAGCACCACTCATCCCCAACATACTGCAGATCCCTTCTGTTGTTACTATGTAGAtgttaaaataatttaataatcattGACAAAAGAGATAGTAGAAGCAAAGGGTAAAACAAAATGCACTCTTGGTTCTCTTAAGTCTACATTTGCAAAACAATTCTGGATGAAATCATCTGTCTTGCACCAAATTTTGAGAAAATGTCACCAGGAATGATGGTATTCAGATTACAGTATAAATCAATGTACTGGTATTACAAACGTCTCACTGCCTGTTGTAGTTCATCTGTTCTTCCAGGCACATTCACAGGCTATCTCAAAATTTCTAAAGTGGTCTGctcataagaaaggagacaaatcAAATATAGAAAACTATAGGCCAATTGCCTTATTATCAGTCTTTAGCAAAAGCTTGAAAAAGGAATGTGTAATAGATTAATGAAATATTAGACAAAAATTTCTGGAGGAAACAAACACAGTCAATTACAGGCATCTGTAAATAAAACTAAAGCACAACTAAATGTATAGTTTGAGGGAATAAGCTACTGACAAACACAAAAAACAGCATGCCTAAATTTCTGTTGAAAAGGTGATGTGTGCATTACTTGTATAATAGTAAACTCCAACAAAATTACATCTTTATTGGAAAGAAAGTTGTGTGTCAGATAGTCAATACAATATTTTGTACTTTATATTTACTCTTATGTTAAAACAAGTTTTCACACTGCTTGAACTGCCTACTTTGCCCAATTCCTCAACATCCTTCTGTGCAGAATTATATTCTggggaaatcttatcaagatctgactaaatatttatgcagcttctttcagacagtgcttcattatagataactgcatcatctacaagaaGTCCGaggtttctattaatattgtctgcaaagttattaatatacaacatgaacagcaagagtcccaatgCAGTTCCCTTGGatgcacctgaagttacttctacatctgatgataacACTCTATCCAGGATGAGATGCTGCATCCTCACtaccaaaaatcctcaatccagtcacaaatttcttttcataacCCAAATGgtggtacttttgacaataagtgtaggcgtggtattgtattgtattgtattgtattgtattagacggacctagaaacaatggagaggatTTCTCCCGCCCtagcactcagtggttcacaacccaacaataggccacagcagtccacccaccccaccactgccccacaccgaaacctgggttattgtgtggtttggccaCCAGTGGACACCCCTGGGAACGTcttataccagatgagtgtaaccccaaatgtttgcatggcagAGTAATTATTTTGTATGTGTACATGTAaacggtgtttgtgcagcaatcactgacacagtgtagctgaggtggaatatggggaaccagcctgcattcgccgaggtggATGAAAAATGCCCTAAAAACCAtccccaggctggctggcacaccagacctcgacacttatccgccaggcggatttgtgccagggaccggcatgccttcaCGCTCAGGAATCAGCGCGTTAAACCATGCGGCCAGCCAGACAGGCTTGGcatggtattgagtcaaatgctttttgcaaATCAAAAATACTGTatctgcctgactgccttgatccaaagctttcagtatgtcatgtgagaaaaggaagatttgggtttcacatgatcaatcttTTCGAAATCTATGCTGGTTGAAACTGAGGAagtaattctgttcaagatacctcattatgtttgagctcagaatatgttctaagattctgcaacaaatcagtgACAAGGGTATTCgacaatagttttgtggatcatttctaccaTCCTTCTTGTAGAAAGATATGACCTGTGCTTCTTTCCAAGAACTCCAAGACCTGAGCACAGTTTTCTGTTcaggggatctatgatagattgttGTTAAAAGAGGGGATAACTCAGCTGTAAATTCATTATAGGATCTGACAGGCATTCCATTGGTGCTTTGTTCAGTTTGGACAATTTCAGCTGTTACTCAACACCACTGAGACTAATGCTTATTTCATTCATCTGTTCAGAGatttgaggattaaattggggcaattctcctgggttttcctttgtagaggAATATTTGGAAATGGAGTTGAGCATTTCAACTTTTCCTTTGCTACCCTCAActttagttcctgtctcatttgctagggactggacactaactttggcaccgctaacagcttttacatacgaccagaatttctgtgggttttgtAAAATATCATTTGACAGTATCATActgcagtagtcattgaaggcatcaggcATTGCTCTCTTGAGAGCTAAGCATGTTTcagtcagcatctctctatctatagctctaAACTTTATTTTACACCCAGTATGCAGTAATCtccgtttctttacagtgactgtatactgtgGAAGTTCCCTCCCAGTATGAACTGTGTTCATATCCATCCAATGCATGCACAACTAttctttcaaatttgagccatagttcctctacatgctcctgccctgattcaagttcctcattgacatACAACCTGACTGACTTTTTATCTAGTTTAATGAACATATgtatctttctgtttgttttaattGCCCTTTGGATTTTGGTAACCACTGCTGCCACAACCGCATCATTGTCAGTGTTACCAGTTTCAATGTTGACGTCCTCAAAGAGGtcatgtctatttgttgccattaggtccAATACATTTTCATCATGATTGGTGTTCTTAACTGTCTGTTctaatagttttcagagaaggtttTAGTAATGTTtcccaggatgtcttatcacactgACAAATAGCAAAACCAtatttttcccaattaattgttggatggttAAGGTCTCCACTATTGATTAAAGAGTGATGGGGAACTTACGTACAAATTAACTGAagatttctctaaagtttttggttacatcaggagatgagtccagTGGATGATAGAAGGATCCACTTATCAATTATGCCCATCCTCAATACTGCGTCTTGTCCAAACAATCGCACATACAggttcaatttctatcttggtggagTTGACTTTCTTGTCTGCTGTGAaaaatacaccatctccatttcccatttgcctatcctatcagagtagcagcctctgatgtatagtgcacacctgatatgtttagggggaccctacagttctcaacactatgaaacaagtccaggaagtcatagcctagcttgtcacagatctTTAGAAGTCTGTGGTTCACTTCTTTCACTTAACCCACAACCAGAGAGcaacgatcagttctggggacaatgctccGAACTGTGAGCTTCGCTGAAACTCCACGCACAAGGCTGGTCCCCACAATCCTCTGCACCAGTCACTGCTGTGGTCTCAGAGCCCAAACAACAGGCATCATTTGACAGAACACACATCCCAGTCCCAGGCTGCAGCTGGTTGCATCCTGTTCCACCAGTGGCTGTTGCAATAGCATTctaaacatgttgaatgaggcccacaGTGCACATGATGtccttcctgtcccttgctgccatttccctaagtggTACAATTATTTGCCATATATTTGAACTGGAAAGACAGGTTCCCTCAAAACACTGATGCAAGTCCCTTTGGCTCAGATTCAGTGAAAGGGAGCAGCTCAGACTTATTGGTTAGGGGATCAGTACAACTCCTGAAGCCTTCCCTGGTCCcatccaccctgtacaggacacctaggTCTACTGTTGACATGCCTCTCACAGTCAAATGAATGAGTAATGAGATATACTGTACTTTCTGCATAGGAGAGAGGATTCACAGGAGAGAATAATACGTGAGGGTATCACTGGTACCAGTATCACAGATACTCTCACAGTCAAATGAATGAGTAATGAGATATACTGTACTTTCTGCATAGGAGAGAGGATTCACAGGAGAGAATAATACGTGAGGGTATCACTGGTACCAGTATCACAGATAAAAGACTAGTGGAAGCTCCTCCAGCACAACAATCCACAGCAGCTGCCAATCATCTGCTTACGAACATCAACCTGTTCATCCtgtgttcaagaacagcattcattGTGAGGCTGCATTTTGGCAGGTGTGACATATTATAGGGCAGTAACAAGTAACTTTAAATTAAGCTCACTGATTatattttaatctgttgagctaaaaagttgctaattcgcaataagaactgaagcaaatatacaaaatgagatttctattaatgTAAGACAAAAATCTGTAGTAAAAATTACGAGTTTCAAAAAACATTTTGAGGTTAACTGTAATTGTTATTAAACTCGAAACCCTACAGAGTTGCCCATGCTGTctaattttatatatttcattgagTCATTTTATTATGGCTACCTCCTGGGTATATAGCATAGGCCTGCAGCATTAAAGTGTGCAGGTAGTTACTCATTCAGGCACTTAATAGATCAGCCCAGGGAATAGTAGCCATGCTGTCTACAGTACTTCCCACAGCTACTGTTGCACTCACACAGTGGAGTATTCAGATAGCAAACATTAAAGTCAACACTGTTCCATACATGTTCAATTAAGTTAGCATAAAGGACATTTAGAGGCAAGGAAAATACTTTGAAGCCTTTATTGTGCTATTCCAGCCATGTGATAAGGTACATCATCTTTCTAAATATCCCATGTGTCTCAGGGAAAGCTTTAGTGACATCATCTCCAAGGAAGAATTTCTT
Protein-coding sequences here:
- the LOC126335523 gene encoding L-xylulose reductase-like → MDISFQNKRVLVTGAGQGIGRELVKALVRYGAEVIALSRTKEHLDTLCQEVNVTPVCVDLSDWDTAREAVRKIGPVDCLVNNAAVALLDPFLKAKPEDFDKSFAVNVKAVLNVSQVVAESMIQRGKGGTIVNLSSQASQAALADHAIYCASKAAVDQLSKVMALELGPHNIRVNCVNPTVVMTEMGKIGWSKPEKASTMLSKIPMGRFAEPEDVVNAVIFLLSSKSDMINGICVPIDGGFLAC